From Brassica oleracea var. oleracea cultivar TO1000 chromosome C3, BOL, whole genome shotgun sequence, a single genomic window includes:
- the LOC106329729 gene encoding thiol protease aleurain-like, with product MSVRAVLALVVLVLLIGSHESTLISDALQKVEDLFVKILGQSNNVISFARFTNKYGKKYQNKEEIKHRFSVFQKNLDLIGSTNKKGLPFKLGVNKFADLTNQEFLRNKFDCSRFGIFKGRHNLTDTTTTPSAKDWTKTGIVSPVRDQGQCEAGWAISSVGAVEAAYRKKYGIGISLSEQQLLDCSTNNKGCDGGAAANAFQYNVERKLNYRSFYPYGGTQGKCRYEPLVVGKLIKSYGVGVSIDENKLKQWVGSIGPVTVGFHVTNSFAFYEEGVYSSDECGDTTKDLNHFMLVVGYGIEDGVPYWLIQNSWGTDWGEKGYIKVEMGKNMCGVAAYAAYPILW from the exons ATGTCTGTGAGAGCAGTCCTAGCATTGGTGGTTCTGGTACTTCTCATTGGATCCCATGAGTCCACTTTGATCTCTGATGCTCTACAGAAGGTAGAGGACTTATTTGTCAAGATCTTAGGCCAATCCAACAACGTTATCTCCTTCGCTCGCTTCACTAACAA GTATGGGAAAAAGTATCAAAACAAGGAGGAGATAAAGCACCGTTTTTCAGTGTTCCAGAAGAATCTTGATTTAATCGGATCCACCAACAAGAAAGGCTTACCTTTCAAACTCGGTGTCAATA AATTTGCTGATTTGACCAACCAAGAGTTTCTAAGGAACAAGTTTGATTGTTCTCGCTTCGGCATTTTCAAGGGCAGACACAATCTCACAGACACAACCACAACTCCTAGTGCT AAAGACTGGACAAAAACTGGTATTGTTAGCCCGGTCAGAGATCAGGGACAATGTGAAGCTGGCTGGGCAATCAG CTCAGTTGGAGCTGTTGAGGCCGCTTACCGTAAGAAATATGGAATCGGAATTTCCCTGTCTGAGCAACAGCTTCTGGACTGTTCTACAAATAACAAAGGCTGCGATGGTGGCGCTGCTGCCAACGCCTTTCAGTACAACGTAGAGCGCAAACTCAACTATCGATCATTTTACCCTTACGGAGGTACGCAGGGAAAATGCAGATATGAGCCTTTAGTGGTCGGTAAATTAATCAAGAGCTATGGCGTAGGCGTTTCG ATTGATGAAAATAAACTGAAGCAATGGGTCGGATCCATTGGGCCAGTTACCGTAGGATTTCACGTTACAAACTCATTCGCTTTTTACGAGGAAGGAGTCTACTCTAGTGATGAGTGTGGAGATACTACAAAG GACTTGAACCATTTCATGTTGGTGGTTGGTTATGGAATTGAAGATGGTGTCCCATATTGGCTTATACAGAACTCATGGGGAACGGATTGGGGTGAGAAAGGTTACATCAAGGTGGAGATGGGGAAGAACATGTGTG GTGTTGCGGCATATGCAGCGTACCCCATTCTGTGGTGA
- the LOC106329730 gene encoding thiol protease aleurain-like: MAAFVGDEDELKQAVTSVSISFDTSEIRYYRSGVFTSNHCGNTLKDLRHFALAVGYGIENGVPYWLIKNSWGEDWGEKGYFKVEMGKNMCAYPVVA, translated from the exons ATGGCTGCTTTCGTG GGTGATGAAGATGAATTGAAGCAAGCGGTTACATCAGTTAGCATATCATTCGACACTAGTGAAATCCGGTATTACAGGAGCGGGGTCTTCACTAGTAATCACTGTGGAAATACTTTAAAG GACCTGAGGCATTTTGCTTTGGCGGTTGGTTATGGAATTGAAAACGGTGTCCCATATTGGCTTATAAAGAACTCATGGGGAGAGGATTGGGGAGAAAAGGGTTACTTCAAGGTTGAGATGGGAAAGAACATGTGCG CGTACCCGGTTGTGGCCTGA